Genomic DNA from Triticum dicoccoides isolate Atlit2015 ecotype Zavitan chromosome 4B, WEW_v2.0, whole genome shotgun sequence:
gtttcgacccaaggtaagtaattaagtagtactagctagctagctagctgccatctctttaattatcatgcttgattaattattatttgatcaaattccattctcgtaaaggccctgaagcagggcaggggactgatctgtgtgcattctgcgtttgcgagaacattcgcatgatggcgtccaaaaggagcagatctcaaagacaggaatgggtacgcttgtcagaacactattcacaatttttacaccattatcgatatctagtcacacaactaatacacatgcatattgatctccttcttaacagttcagagaggtgcgggagaagctcctagaaacggagcacgtagaagcacttcaagaggaaatagcgggatttttgctcgaccaggtcataaatccgaagggagaatactattacccgctaccacccccatgaaaaaccacttccaattgtcatcgtgctctgaaggcaccaattaggctaatgccactggctccgaaggcaacatgcatatgtaggagaaattgtatatagctatacatgtgtgtatgtgtaaattaattaatatggtggtttatgagacattgatgatatatatatgcatgattggttctactagaaattctatatatatatatatatatatatatatatatatatatatatatatatatatatatatatatatataacgtgtacaatgtgtagtatcataaaataccagcaaatgaaaaagaattaaaatggaaacacaaaattaaatgaaaaagcaatcataaaactaaaaaaaccccaaaccatatagtaccggttggtcttaccaaccggtactaaagggctccaggcccccggagctggctcgtgccacgtggtttccttttagcaccggttcgtgctgaaccggtactaaagggggggggggggctttagtgcccacactttagtgccggttatggaaccggcactaaagggccttacgaaccggtgctattgcccggttctgcactagtgaacacACCACATCAATGGAATAACACATAATTGTAGCATTGCTCTGTCCATGCAATATAGTTGACTACTTTCAACATTTTGAATGGCACTATCTATATGCCTATCTTTGAGGTTATTAAAGCTTTCGATACCACACAACACACTATTACAGTGATCGCCGCAACTGTACGCACACTGACAGCTCTATTAGCTAACGGCTATAGTTGCTACCAGTTCTCACCACCACATAGGGACGGTAACTGTTGTATCTGCGGTCTCATAATGGGATGCCCCTCCACTTCATGAATAATTCCATGTCGTCGGCATCCTTGTGGATTGCAGAGGGGGCGCATTTCGCACGTTCACGTCAAGTGGCAACATTCGGTACTCGATGTCGAGGTCCTTCAAGACTCTGACCATCTCTTTGAGCACGAGTTCCCTCCTCACGAACCTCATCCCCATGTCCTGGAAGTTGAGTGTGTGCCGGAGCCATATGGACACTTTTAGCTTGTTGGTGTCATCTACATCCCGGAGGACAACCATCGCACCTGGGTACCAATGTTCCTTCTTACTGTCAATGTAACTGGATGGAAGTAAAGAAAACTACGATTAGTCCAATCCGATGTGGAAAAAGATCAAAAGCAAATGACACTAAGTTTATGCGAATTTGTGAACGTGAAACTGAGATGACAAAAGAACTGGTACGCACTGTAGTATTTTTTCCTTCATGAGTGCCAGTTTTTCCAGCGGGGTGGCAACATGGACACAGAAGTCAATTCCTTCTCCCATATCAGGACTCCTATAGAAATTAAAAATCGGTTTGGTGGCCAACACACTGTTTGGGTAATAGATCTTCAAGTTATCGTAACGAAGAAAGACTGTTGTCATGATATTCATTTCCTCCACAACGACCTGAAATTCAAGTGCTTACAATGTCAATCGACAAATGCAAGGTAATATCCGATTACATAAATAATTAGCGCTAATCGAGAATATATTTCGTTACCTGGACCTCTTCAATTTCACAGCGGTCGCCGACGTCGAAAGGATGCATCACGAATAAGAAGATAATTGCCTCAAAAATCGTCTTCAAGGTATTCCCGAATACAAATACTGCCACAAGAAGCTGTGAACTGAGGAAGACAAAGAATTGTGTCGTCGCTACGCCAAGAATTAGAAGCCAGAGTGCAGACACTATGAGGCCAACAACAACATTGGCCATCTGGTTGAGCTTGTTAACTGCTGTTTTTGTATCGTTAAGTGTTAGGGCAAGAGCTTTGCGCTCTCTAAATGCATTCACCTACAGAATGAACCAGATGATATGACGTTAGAAATGACATCTTGATGGTTGATGCAACTTAGATAGCAAGGTCAATAATACGATCATTACCACCCAATTCTTCATAGACTTCTTGCCGACCCTACAGTGCTCCTGTGCTCCTTCGAAAAGATGCATAGCTTTGATGGCTTCCTCCTGCTTCATGAAGCGCATCAGGTCTGCCAAGTATATGTGCCTGCATTATAATTTATACATTTACGATCAAGAAACAGAATTAGTAAATTGCCACAATCCTTAGAACTAGGTTTTTTTTGGTTAAGTATCATTGTAATTAAAGTTCTATAATTTGTCATTTCACTTTTGTAGTTGACAGTTTGCCACTGAACACGGCATTGCACTataagagcaagtataatagaTCCTATTTAGCTGGCTATAAAATGTTCCACATCACAAAAATCCTAGTTGAAGGAAGCTGGCGCTTCGTCGCTCGACGGGCGATAGCGCAGCCTACGAAGAATTAGAGCCGGTTGCACAGCGCATGGGCTAAAAGCGGGCGTTTTTTCCTACCTACCAATCATAGTGCAATTTATGTGCCTTTCTCTCCATGTAAATATTAAATACTATAGCTAGTGAGCggcaatgctacacgtacaaacgaTTTACAGGCTTTTACAGGATGGTTAACCTTGATTGGTCAATAGGTGAGCGGGACGGTCCACCCCCCTGAAAATTAGGGGGGGATTTGTGATTGGTTGTTAGATAAAAGGAACGTGTAAAAGCGTGTAAGCTTTTGTATGTCTAGCATTTTTGCCCGTGCACATCCAGTCCATTGTATGAGCAACTTTTTGTGAAGGCTCTAGATGATGTGGCAACAGTATAGAGCTAGCGGCAGGCTTTTTTATTAACCTTGCTCTAAAGTTGTCTAACAATTATGTAGGAGTAGCATGCTTTTTATGAaattaaaataaaaaattataCTGTACAGTCTGTACAATAGGTGTACTTTTTGAGCTCAAAATTCAGAGCCTAGACAATAGGAATATAAAACTATGCAAGTTGTAAATTACTACTATAAGATAGAATCTCCTTAGAGCAGAAATGCTTACTTGGATCCCGGCTTGGCTACGTTATGAAAGATCTTCTTGGCGGCGAGCTGCGCCTCGTGTTCACTGCGAATCTGTGTCCCTGACTCAGCCCCTTCCCCTGCCGTTGCCTCCTGGATCTGCTCGTCCATTGTGGCGAGCGTCTCAAAACGAACAATCTTCACCAGCCTCTTCATGTTCCACGCCGAGACGTTTCTCTGATTGAGCCTGTGGAGCTTGTCAATGGTGATCCCTTCATCAGCCTCACGTCGTTTCTTCTCCTTCGACAACGGATTGATTCCACCTCCCTTGGAGATCAAACCTGAGACACGGGTGCCCCTTTGCTCCGATAGGTTCTTGGTTGGCAAGGCGGGGTGTAGCTCTTTCGGGATGTCTGCGCCGGCGCGCTGGAGCTCACGCACCTCGGCGATCACGTAGTCTTCGTCGACCAGCTGTGGCCCGGACAGTGTGTCGATGACGTACTGGTTGAACAGCGCCTCCTGTATCCGATCAAAGTATGTGGAGACATGGAAGGACGAGGCGAGCACCTTGAGGAGAAGCGTCTTGACGAGGCGGACGAGCGTGGCGACGAGGAGGCAGAGC
This window encodes:
- the LOC119294154 gene encoding mechanosensitive ion channel protein 6-like; the encoded protein is MDQVQRKSILRPAKPLSRTRSEEHPMLSDLGERPEVVLNIDGNGNGPGADVLGAAGKPTASRKLSTAASSPSQGWADASFDFWRNEGGHARCVDDLSFKNRPASPQPQASSPSLSPKKKKAEVVEDPPTSLIGNFLGKQKAAEAELLDFDMEMDDIGRSSHPFSSNSRDRDAPRVSFKDRQMSSSSSSGSDSDTGGVRKPPAGDDGIRNTSTPTPAGPRPLLRAKTRSRLTDPPPQSSVAVDEERKKSSALRPPKSGQFPGRITGKSGQRRKSGSMEEEEEEEDDDDPFTDADVPDDFNRGKLGALTILQWLSLVLIIGALVCSLTIRPLSRKKLWELHLWKWELLVFVLICGRLVSGWAIRIAVFGVERNFVLRKRVLYFVYGVRGAVQNALWLGMVLASWHFLFDEGTNTAVLPYVTKVLLCLLVATLVRLVKTLLLKVLASSFHVSTYFDRIQEALFNQYVIDTLSGPQLVDEDYVIAEVRELQRAGADIPKELHPALPTKNLSEQRGTRVSGLISKGGGINPLSKEKKRREADEGITIDKLHRLNQRNVSAWNMKRLVKIVRFETLATMDEQIQEATAGEGAESGTQIRSEHEAQLAAKKIFHNVAKPGSKHIYLADLMRFMKQEEAIKAMHLFEGAQEHCRVGKKSMKNWVVNAFRERKALALTLNDTKTAVNKLNQMANVVVGLIVSALWLLILGVATTQFFVFLSSQLLVAVFVFGNTLKTIFEAIIFLFVMHPFDVGDRCEIEEVQVVVEEMNIMTTVFLRYDNLKIYYPNSVLATKPIFNFYRSPDMGEGIDFCVHVATPLEKLALMKEKILHYIDSKKEHWYPGAMVVLRDVDDTNKLKVSIWLRHTLNFQDMGMRFVRRELVLKEMVRVLKDLDIEYRMLPLDVNVRNAPPLQSTRMPTTWNYS